The following are encoded together in the Diabrotica undecimpunctata isolate CICGRU chromosome 7, icDiaUnde3, whole genome shotgun sequence genome:
- the LOC140446284 gene encoding uncharacterized protein encodes MPRAGYNKWRVTINPPKTQTILFKTSNCRDAQGRTQTLLGEDLIFTNSVSYLGVRFTRTLNWKTGVQESLDRMRKRFNLLKVLTGKISGTSSKTLLHTYKTFVRPIVKYKACVYIFLKPHQLNAIIATERRILRYCMRKDWSYPSAHIYILANITPIKDRILSLSRKYILRTIANMETNTKDAMQPPRANTHQASHKKSSVSSSKTSPQHWT; translated from the coding sequence ATGCCCAGGGCCGGATATAATAAATGGAGAGTGACTATAAATCCCCCCAAAACACAAACCATTCTTTTCAAAACTTCAAATTGTCGCGATGCCCAGGGCCGGACACAAACACTTTTGGGAGAAGACCTTATTTTCACAAACTCGGTTTCCTACTTGGGAGTTCGTTTTACaaggactctcaactggaaaaccgGCGTTCAAGAATCCTTAGATAGGATGAGAAAGAGGTTTAACCTCCTGAAAGTGCTGACTGGTAAAATAAGTGGGACATCTTCTAAAACTTTGTTGCACACTTACAAAACATTTGTTAGACCGATCGTCAAATACAAGGCATGCGTCTATATCTTTCTGAAGCCCCACCAACTTAATGCCATAATTGCAACTGAACGTAGAATCCTCAGATACTGCATGAGGAAGGACTGGTCATATCCATCAGCTCACATATACATATTGGCCAACATCACACCAATcaaggacagaatcctatccctCAGCAGGAAGTATATCCTAAGAACCATAGCTAATATGGAAACAAACACTAAAGACGCCATGCAACCaccgagggcaaatactcaccaggcttcccATAAGAAAAGTTCTGTTTCCTCCAGCAAAACTTCTCCACAACACTGGACATGA